A single genomic interval of Chloracidobacterium validum harbors:
- a CDS encoding SpoIIE family protein phosphatase — protein MYSLVIHSPNAPPHRVLLVKPRYTLGRSVRADIMVADPFASRIHAVLQHDGKAYILEDLESANGTYYQGERVKKPLLLKTGDCFRIGETNLELALEQRPTQVAAPSVTYFTTSSNTVPEAQIGLGHVRTTDEIVNRAVELSSGVSVQTATEDAPVEPMAGLGRQPGAVAFLGETKIGRQRPGLLALVSKVGVTLLSNASLDETLSEIMALVFESLPVERGFLLTYNHDTRELECRLARTKDGPLPLGDVMVCQSITEQVMTTKSALLTSDARHDPRFAGSQSIVLGDIRSVMGVPLIFCEQIYGLIYVENPYVRRFTPDDLEVLTTIASVAAVKIENLRLLEEQMKRQRLQAEIALAARIQASMLPQCEPHLAGFEVAGLSRPAEDIGGDYYDYIKVGEERLAVVIGDASGHGVSSGLLMALAKGALFNQLGMACDPVSVMQTLNKLIHENGTRRDLMTFCYALLELPTGLVTVANAGHPYPLLYSASQQTLQSLALDHYPLGVRPTLGPLPVSTHQLGACDVLVLYSDGIPELKNRTGRYFGYDGLEATIHRCAHLQAREICEAIVETALTFASGAIPEDDITVVVIKRTA, from the coding sequence ATGTATTCGCTCGTCATCCACTCACCCAATGCGCCGCCCCACCGGGTTTTGCTTGTCAAGCCCCGGTACACGCTTGGGAGGAGCGTCCGGGCTGACATCATGGTTGCCGATCCCTTTGCCTCGCGTATTCATGCCGTCCTTCAACACGATGGCAAGGCTTACATCCTGGAAGACCTCGAAAGCGCGAATGGCACTTACTATCAGGGAGAGCGGGTCAAGAAGCCCCTTCTGCTCAAAACTGGTGACTGCTTTCGGATCGGTGAAACCAACCTGGAACTTGCCTTGGAACAACGCCCAACGCAGGTGGCGGCGCCGTCCGTGACCTACTTCACGACGTCGTCAAACACGGTTCCAGAGGCCCAAATTGGACTCGGACACGTCCGCACCACTGATGAAATCGTCAATCGCGCCGTTGAGCTTAGCTCTGGAGTCTCGGTTCAAACGGCCACGGAAGATGCGCCGGTAGAGCCAATGGCAGGCTTGGGAAGGCAACCCGGTGCCGTCGCTTTCCTTGGTGAGACGAAAATTGGCCGCCAGCGCCCGGGCCTGCTTGCGCTGGTGAGTAAGGTTGGCGTAACGCTTCTTTCCAATGCCAGCCTCGACGAGACCTTGAGCGAGATCATGGCGCTCGTTTTTGAGTCGCTGCCGGTCGAGCGGGGTTTCCTGTTGACGTACAACCACGATACCCGCGAGCTGGAGTGCCGCCTGGCGCGCACCAAGGACGGGCCGCTGCCGCTCGGAGACGTCATGGTTTGCCAGAGCATCACCGAACAGGTCATGACAACGAAGTCGGCTTTGCTGACTTCAGATGCCCGGCATGACCCGCGCTTTGCCGGCAGTCAATCCATTGTTTTGGGCGACATCCGTTCGGTGATGGGCGTTCCGTTGATCTTTTGCGAACAGATCTACGGACTCATTTACGTTGAAAACCCTTATGTGCGCCGCTTCACGCCGGATGACCTCGAAGTGCTGACCACCATCGCCAGCGTGGCGGCGGTCAAGATCGAGAATCTCCGTTTGCTCGAAGAGCAAATGAAGCGGCAACGCCTCCAAGCTGAAATTGCCCTTGCGGCGCGCATCCAGGCTTCGATGCTCCCGCAGTGCGAGCCGCACTTGGCTGGATTTGAAGTGGCCGGGTTGTCCCGGCCGGCCGAGGATATTGGCGGCGACTATTATGACTACATCAAGGTTGGTGAAGAGCGGCTGGCCGTCGTCATTGGGGATGCGTCCGGCCACGGCGTGTCGTCGGGCTTGCTCATGGCGCTGGCCAAAGGCGCGTTGTTCAATCAACTTGGGATGGCGTGCGACCCCGTCAGCGTGATGCAAACCCTGAACAAGCTCATTCATGAGAATGGGACACGCCGTGACCTGATGACGTTCTGCTATGCCTTGCTTGAACTTCCGACCGGCCTGGTCACGGTCGCCAATGCCGGGCATCCCTATCCACTGCTCTACAGCGCCAGCCAGCAGACGCTTCAGAGTCTCGCGCTCGACCATTACCCGCTGGGCGTCCGTCCCACCCTGGGACCCTTGCCGGTGAGCACCCACCAGCTTGGCGCGTGCGATGTGCTCGTGCTGTACAGCGATGGCATCCCAGAACTCAAAAACCGCACGGGGCGCTATTTTGGCTACGATGGACTAGAGGCCACCATCCACCGCTGCGCCCACCTGCAAGCCCGCGAGATATGTGAAGCGATTGTTGAAACAGCCCTGACGTTTGCCTCTGGAGCCATTCCAGAAGATGATATTACGGTCGTCGTCATCAAACGGACGGCTTGA
- a CDS encoding redoxin domain-containing protein — translation MFFLTFAFLLGMLDGLWSPPRTGQWSGKVVLGQALARVIWCGALGVLAGQLGAWSVEAAFLLGLGRQVLFIPGGMLALVAVGWLGWRWHFHRLRPSTARTGHPFAVVVRVSSLLVAALTLAATTWEVRQAAVTLLCFAFGALPFEVAWSLFPDAKQLVRWRPLSASIAVGLTAFAALVLVMAGLGYDVFTGRSLGDDLDHLGHVVSNDDATIAIGAPVPDVVFRGLDGQPVRLSQYRGKVVVLAAVGTRCPCVEAYRARLNALASDYAAQGVVFLGFNPNANESVAEIVARQAAKPFVFPVVVDEACQAADTLGATCMTECFLVDAQGRLQYHGRIDDNTYHPERVTVHLLRDALEAVLAGKPVNVLCRPAIGCAIVRKKPGPLNAADSVSTTGNVSATSKE, via the coding sequence ATGTTTTTTCTCACTTTTGCGTTTCTCTTGGGCATGTTGGATGGGCTTTGGTCGCCGCCGCGCACTGGGCAGTGGTCCGGCAAGGTTGTACTCGGGCAGGCCTTGGCCCGGGTGATCTGGTGTGGCGCGCTGGGGGTCTTGGCCGGGCAGCTTGGCGCCTGGAGCGTGGAAGCGGCCTTTTTGCTGGGGCTGGGCCGGCAGGTGTTGTTCATTCCGGGCGGGATGCTGGCGCTCGTGGCGGTTGGTTGGCTGGGCTGGCGGTGGCATTTCCATCGCTTGCGGCCGTCCACCGCGCGCACTGGGCATCCGTTTGCCGTCGTCGTGCGCGTGTCTTCGCTACTCGTGGCCGCATTGACCTTGGCGGCGACAACCTGGGAAGTTCGCCAGGCCGCCGTCACGCTGTTGTGTTTTGCCTTTGGCGCACTGCCGTTTGAAGTTGCTTGGTCGCTGTTTCCAGACGCGAAACAGCTTGTCCGGTGGCGTCCGCTGTCCGCCTCCATTGCCGTCGGGCTGACGGCCTTTGCCGCCTTGGTCTTGGTCATGGCCGGGCTGGGTTACGATGTCTTCACAGGTCGCAGCCTAGGTGACGACCTGGATCACCTGGGGCACGTCGTTTCCAATGACGACGCGACGATTGCCATTGGCGCGCCCGTCCCAGATGTCGTCTTCCGCGGACTCGACGGGCAACCCGTGCGCCTGAGTCAGTACCGTGGCAAGGTGGTCGTCTTGGCTGCCGTCGGAACCCGCTGCCCCTGCGTGGAGGCTTACCGGGCGCGGCTCAACGCGCTCGCCAGCGACTACGCCGCGCAGGGCGTTGTCTTTCTGGGCTTCAATCCCAATGCGAATGAATCGGTTGCCGAAATCGTTGCGCGCCAGGCAGCCAAACCTTTCGTCTTTCCGGTCGTGGTGGATGAAGCCTGCCAGGCGGCAGACACGCTGGGCGCCACCTGCATGACCGAGTGCTTCCTGGTGGATGCCCAGGGGCGCTTGCAGTACCACGGACGGATTGACGACAACACCTACCATCCCGAACGGGTCACGGTTCACCTGCTGCGGGATGCCTTGGAGGCCGTACTTGCCGGGAAGCCGGTCAATGTCCTGTGCCGGCCGGCGATTGGATGCGCCATCGTGCGCAAGAAGCCCGGCCCGCTCAACGCGGCCGATAGCGTCAGCACTACCGGTAACGTCAGCGCAACCAGTAAAGAATGA
- a CDS encoding decaprenyl-phosphate phosphoribosyltransferase, whose amino-acid sequence MRESWLYSRAMPTAVAPTVVSWPVALLKAMRPQQWTKNVLLFPALLFSQNLFRWRETLLVCAACGVFCLLSSGVYLLNDLLDIESDRAHPSKRHRPLASGTLPIPVGIVACIMLSVGSLAAAFWLSTPFAWTAVTYFLLQVAYTVRLKHLVILDVGCIAAGFVLRAVAGGQVIAVTVSSWLLICAMLLSLFLALGKRRHELLLLEEGATAHRRILGEYTLELLDQMISIVTAATVVCYTFYTVAPETVAKFGTTKLVLTVPFVLYGIFRYLYLIHRRQLGGSPEKALLNDGASLVNLALYGLTAVIILYWLR is encoded by the coding sequence ATGCGCGAGAGTTGGCTATATTCGCGGGCGATGCCGACTGCCGTTGCTCCAACCGTCGTTTCCTGGCCTGTGGCGTTGCTCAAGGCCATGCGTCCACAGCAGTGGACAAAGAACGTCCTGCTCTTTCCAGCGCTGCTGTTTTCCCAGAACCTCTTTCGCTGGCGCGAGACCCTGCTGGTATGCGCGGCCTGTGGGGTGTTTTGCCTACTCAGTAGCGGCGTGTACCTGCTCAACGACCTGCTCGACATCGAAAGCGACCGCGCCCATCCGAGCAAGCGTCACCGTCCATTGGCGTCAGGCACGCTCCCCATCCCGGTCGGCATTGTGGCCTGCATCATGTTGTCGGTTGGCTCACTCGCTGCTGCCTTCTGGCTTTCGACGCCCTTTGCCTGGACGGCCGTGACGTATTTCCTGTTGCAAGTGGCCTACACGGTACGGCTCAAGCATCTGGTGATCCTCGATGTGGGTTGTATCGCTGCCGGGTTCGTGCTGCGGGCGGTAGCCGGAGGACAAGTCATTGCCGTCACGGTTTCTTCCTGGCTGCTCATTTGCGCCATGCTGCTGTCGCTCTTTCTGGCGCTCGGCAAGCGACGGCACGAGTTGCTTTTGCTCGAAGAAGGGGCCACGGCGCACCGGCGGATTCTTGGCGAGTACACGCTCGAACTGCTGGACCAGATGATTTCCATTGTCACGGCGGCGACGGTCGTCTGCTACACCTTTTACACGGTCGCGCCTGAAACGGTGGCCAAGTTTGGGACGACCAAGCTCGTTCTGACCGTGCCGTTCGTGCTCTATGGCATCTTTCGGTATTTGTATCTCATCCACCGGCGGCAGCTCGGCGGCAGTCCAGAAAAAGCCCTGCTCAATGACGGCGCCTCACTGGTCAACCTGGCGCTGTACGGGCTGACGGCCGTCATCATTCTTTACTGGTTGCGCTGA
- a CDS encoding M48 family metallopeptidase has protein sequence MSPDDSLSNEPEPTSDEPTAPAAAGDDTEALPSAGETTPSADGATASSAVVTDGVAPVANGLPLREVRCRYCGQRNRVQSDWTPRAGVRCGRCRLPLDEQPHRKFPGLSPHEYIHPLDSQALNTLQVIPGIDPLLKKALEVTGESYLRVMFTANGVKVSEKQCADLHAKLEVACQTLGIQELPELYLSVTNPLGGGGLGFNAFTSGVERPFIVLFTPLVERLDDIEVLAVIAHELGHIHCSHLLYKVAAELLFQLGSYALSRAPLPPGIPDLLTWPIRSALLTWYQKAELSCDRAAQLVVQETHVLTKLMMKLAGGAMTSKLNHEEFITQARAFDQRNESSFVDRFWTWQIASGRTHPFPVWRVSEILKWTDSEEGYKKFMKPVALATTS, from the coding sequence ATGTCGCCTGACGATTCCCTTTCCAATGAACCAGAGCCAACCTCCGACGAACCGACCGCCCCAGCCGCTGCGGGCGATGACACGGAGGCCCTGCCGTCCGCTGGTGAGACCACCCCATCGGCCGATGGGGCGACGGCATCGAGTGCGGTTGTCACGGACGGGGTAGCGCCGGTCGCAAACGGCCTGCCACTGCGCGAAGTGCGCTGCCGCTACTGCGGCCAACGCAATCGCGTCCAGTCCGACTGGACGCCACGCGCCGGCGTGCGTTGTGGACGCTGCCGACTTCCGCTCGATGAACAACCGCACCGCAAGTTTCCGGGGCTTTCCCCGCATGAATACATCCACCCGCTTGACTCACAGGCGCTCAATACGCTCCAGGTCATTCCAGGCATTGATCCGTTGCTCAAAAAGGCGCTGGAGGTCACGGGTGAAAGTTACCTGCGGGTGATGTTTACCGCGAATGGCGTCAAGGTATCGGAAAAACAGTGCGCGGATTTGCATGCAAAACTTGAAGTCGCCTGTCAAACCCTTGGGATTCAGGAACTACCAGAGCTTTATCTAAGCGTGACCAATCCACTTGGCGGTGGGGGGCTGGGGTTCAATGCCTTCACGAGCGGAGTTGAGCGTCCCTTTATCGTGCTTTTTACGCCACTGGTCGAACGGCTCGACGACATCGAGGTGCTGGCCGTCATCGCCCATGAACTGGGGCATATCCATTGCAGTCACCTGCTCTACAAGGTCGCAGCTGAGTTGCTGTTTCAACTCGGCAGCTATGCCCTGTCGCGCGCGCCACTGCCACCTGGGATTCCAGACCTGCTCACCTGGCCCATTCGGAGCGCGCTGCTGACGTGGTACCAAAAGGCTGAACTAAGTTGTGACCGGGCCGCCCAACTGGTCGTCCAGGAAACCCACGTCTTGACAAAGTTGATGATGAAACTGGCCGGCGGGGCCATGACCTCAAAGCTCAACCACGAAGAATTCATTACCCAGGCCCGCGCTTTCGACCAGCGGAATGAAAGCAGTTTCGTTGATCGCTTCTGGACGTGGCAGATTGCCAGTGGACGGACGCACCCGTTCCCGGTTTGGCGGGTTTCAGAAATTCTCAAGTGGACAGATAGCGAAGAAGGCTACAAAAAGTTTATGAAGCCAGTCGCACTTGCCACGACATCCTAA
- a CDS encoding glycosyltransferase family 4 protein has protein sequence MNILHLSSGQAFGGGERHVLELIAALAARGHAVHIAAPAHSALAKRLGLVSFSHHIHALAVRHALDVGAAWRLVKLVRHHQIDILHAHYARDYPVAAGVVRWQRWTAERRPALFLTRHHYAPLTGNWFYHRWLGVAERLIAVSDYVRERAQNSLGWDTGRIVTIPNWVDTTRFHQPSARARQDCRRQLGLPVEGFIVGCLNRLEPSKGQATLLGAVAFTRRQTPHLHLALAGSGQAAYLDRLRQQASQAGVERQVTFLGFIEDAPGFLAACDVMAIPSHDEAFSLGVLEAWAAGVPVVVSDVGGLAELVTHENNGLRVAPRDPLAWAAALQRMAADEQLRRRLAAAGRQSVGSYTLDHAVTAVETLYQTALIQKN, from the coding sequence ATGAATATCCTGCACTTGAGTTCTGGGCAGGCGTTCGGCGGTGGAGAGCGGCATGTCCTGGAACTCATCGCGGCGCTGGCAGCCCGTGGGCACGCCGTACACATCGCGGCCCCGGCACATAGCGCCCTGGCCAAGCGGCTTGGCCTGGTGAGTTTCAGCCATCACATCCACGCCCTTGCCGTGCGTCATGCGCTCGATGTCGGCGCGGCCTGGCGACTGGTGAAGCTGGTTCGACACCATCAAATAGACATCCTGCATGCGCACTACGCCCGCGACTATCCCGTTGCGGCCGGTGTCGTCCGGTGGCAACGCTGGACGGCAGAGCGGCGGCCGGCGCTGTTCCTGACCCGTCATCACTACGCGCCACTCACGGGCAACTGGTTTTACCACCGGTGGCTCGGCGTCGCCGAGCGATTGATCGCCGTTTCCGACTACGTGCGCGAACGGGCGCAAAACTCGCTTGGCTGGGACACCGGCCGGATCGTCACCATTCCCAACTGGGTAGATACCACGCGGTTTCACCAGCCATCTGCCCGGGCACGCCAGGACTGTCGGCGGCAACTCGGCCTGCCGGTCGAGGGCTTCATCGTTGGCTGTCTCAATCGCCTTGAACCGAGCAAGGGACAGGCAACGTTGCTGGGCGCGGTGGCGTTCACGCGCCGCCAAACGCCCCACCTTCACTTGGCGCTGGCTGGGAGCGGCCAGGCGGCCTACCTTGACCGGTTACGGCAGCAAGCCAGCCAAGCCGGCGTTGAGCGCCAAGTCACCTTCCTCGGTTTCATCGAAGATGCGCCTGGCTTTCTGGCGGCTTGTGACGTGATGGCCATTCCTTCGCACGATGAAGCATTTTCCCTGGGCGTGCTTGAAGCCTGGGCGGCCGGCGTGCCGGTTGTCGTTTCCGACGTGGGGGGGCTGGCAGAATTGGTCACACACGAAAACAATGGACTCCGGGTGGCGCCCCGCGACCCGCTCGCCTGGGCAGCGGCCCTGCAGCGGATGGCAGCCGACGAGCAACTGCGCCGACGATTAGCCGCGGCCGGCCGGCAGTCGGTTGGCAGCTACACGCTTGACCACGCCGTAACAGCGGTTGAAACGCTTTACCAGACGGCGCTCATCCAGAAAAACTGA
- a CDS encoding VWA domain-containing protein, with product MRNARRIESHIARWALTLFIALGLVASPLVTLAQSGRQITRPRVVPTRPPAEATPPDDNASSPTPPERPTLGRRGGNVPSPSVPAPASGQDEDIITIQATLVTIPVVVSDDYNRYLPFLKKNEFRLTEDNVPQEITFFTSEKVPFHVALVLDVSRSAYLSIDDMRSAADAFIDHLRPDDRVSVFTFSDKIRQLCPFISDQGELRRAVARAKIEGGTRLYDAAYQILETHLAPIEGRKALVLLTDGEDTTSRAYRPRDVLNRVIESDVLVYTLQYPAADPNQPQIQLPFPFPFPLPLPTPRRVPRRGPFFPPDGRTTQVQGSPSRQEPSVLGLEETFLQDLATVSGGLHSPFTDLGTARALFKSIAEDLRHVYVLGYYPTRGLDEPGYRRIRVRVTRPEARVRARPGYVVTAEMARRNAPTAAPVPTNARD from the coding sequence ATGAGAAATGCGAGGCGGATTGAGTCCCACATCGCTCGTTGGGCACTGACGCTATTCATCGCGTTGGGTCTGGTTGCGTCACCGCTCGTGACACTGGCCCAGTCAGGCCGCCAAATCACGCGGCCACGGGTCGTTCCAACCCGCCCGCCGGCCGAGGCGACACCCCCAGATGACAACGCCAGTTCACCAACGCCACCGGAGCGCCCAACCCTGGGGCGGCGCGGCGGCAATGTCCCTAGTCCGTCAGTTCCCGCGCCGGCCAGCGGCCAGGATGAAGACATCATTACCATCCAAGCGACGCTGGTCACGATTCCGGTCGTGGTCAGCGATGATTACAACCGCTACTTGCCGTTCCTCAAGAAAAACGAATTTCGGTTGACCGAGGACAATGTCCCCCAGGAAATCACGTTTTTTACTTCAGAGAAAGTTCCCTTTCATGTCGCCCTGGTGCTCGATGTCAGTCGCAGTGCTTACCTGAGCATTGATGACATGCGCAGCGCGGCGGACGCTTTCATTGATCACCTTCGCCCCGACGACCGGGTGAGCGTGTTTACCTTCTCCGATAAGATCCGCCAACTTTGTCCCTTCATCAGTGACCAAGGTGAACTGCGTCGCGCGGTGGCGCGCGCCAAAATCGAGGGCGGCACGCGACTCTATGACGCGGCTTATCAGATTCTGGAAACCCACCTGGCGCCGATTGAGGGACGTAAGGCGCTAGTCCTGCTCACCGACGGCGAAGATACAACGAGCCGAGCCTACAGGCCGCGGGACGTGCTCAACCGGGTCATCGAGTCGGATGTTTTGGTCTATACGTTGCAGTACCCGGCAGCCGACCCAAACCAACCGCAGATTCAGTTGCCCTTTCCCTTCCCTTTTCCGCTTCCACTTCCAACGCCCCGACGCGTTCCACGTCGCGGACCATTCTTTCCACCAGATGGACGGACAACCCAGGTTCAAGGCTCACCAAGCCGCCAAGAACCGTCCGTGCTCGGGCTCGAGGAAACATTTCTGCAGGACCTTGCTACGGTCTCTGGCGGACTGCACAGTCCGTTCACCGATCTGGGCACGGCGCGCGCCCTGTTCAAATCCATCGCCGAGGATTTGCGCCATGTTTACGTCCTGGGCTATTACCCAACCCGTGGCCTCGATGAGCCGGGTTATCGCCGCATCCGCGTTCGGGTCACGCGGCCGGAGGCCAGAGTCCGCGCTCGACCAGGTTATGTCGTAACGGCTGAGATGGCGCGCCGAAACGCGCCAACGGCAGCTCCGGTTCCAACCAACGCCCGTGACTGA
- the hisH gene encoding imidazole glycerol phosphate synthase subunit HisH, which produces MPTRNLIILDYGVGNLRNLERAFAQVGVTAQISSDPAVAHEATHLVLPGVGAFGAAVDELRARRLDDLLQVAVRKGTWLLGVCVGFQMLFETSYEFGRHAGLGFLVGDIIRFPSDVRPVPHVGWNQVEQARPHPLWKDIPDGAFFYFVHSYHAAATDPEAVIGVTAYGLSYASAVARDNIMGVQFHPEKSHRVGLQLLRNFASL; this is translated from the coding sequence ATGCCCACTCGTAACCTCATCATCCTCGACTATGGCGTGGGCAATCTGCGCAATCTGGAGCGTGCCTTTGCCCAGGTAGGCGTGACGGCTCAAATTTCGTCCGATCCAGCCGTCGCGCACGAAGCAACGCACCTCGTCCTGCCAGGGGTCGGAGCCTTTGGCGCCGCCGTGGATGAGCTTCGGGCGCGCCGGCTCGACGACCTGCTTCAAGTCGCAGTGCGCAAGGGAACATGGCTTCTTGGCGTTTGCGTTGGGTTCCAAATGCTCTTTGAAACAAGTTACGAGTTTGGCCGCCATGCCGGGCTGGGGTTCTTGGTCGGAGACATCATCCGCTTCCCGTCAGATGTACGACCGGTTCCCCATGTCGGCTGGAACCAGGTGGAGCAAGCGCGCCCACACCCTCTGTGGAAAGACATCCCAGATGGCGCGTTCTTCTATTTTGTCCACTCCTACCACGCGGCTGCGACCGACCCGGAGGCCGTGATTGGGGTTACGGCGTATGGGCTGTCCTATGCCAGCGCCGTCGCGCGGGACAACATCATGGGCGTACAGTTTCACCCTGAAAAAAGCCACCGGGTCGGCTTACAGCTTTTGCGCAATTTTGCCAGCTTGTGA
- the ispD gene encoding 2-C-methyl-D-erythritol 4-phosphate cytidylyltransferase, with amino-acid sequence MTTVAIVPAGGLGTRFGADRPKQFLELAGVPIIIHTLRRLAACPAISEVIVALPAIACTAFERLIEHFPIEKPLTTVTGGAERQDSVRLALAAAPTSATVVIVHDAVRPFATTDLMTATIAAAQADRAAVVGHPATDTIKTVRDGLAYATPPRLTLYAVQTPQAFEAELLREAHAQAEADGFRATDDAMLVERLGVPVRIVPGPRWNLKITHPDDLPLAEFLWRQMTSR; translated from the coding sequence ATGACGACCGTTGCCATTGTTCCGGCCGGTGGCTTGGGAACGCGCTTTGGGGCTGACCGGCCAAAGCAGTTTCTTGAACTGGCCGGTGTTCCCATCATCATCCACACCCTGCGGCGACTGGCGGCTTGCCCTGCCATCAGCGAGGTGATTGTGGCCTTGCCTGCCATCGCGTGCACCGCCTTTGAGCGGTTGATTGAGCACTTCCCGATTGAAAAACCACTGACGACGGTCACCGGCGGCGCGGAGCGGCAGGATTCAGTTCGGTTGGCGCTGGCGGCGGCGCCAACCAGCGCCACGGTCGTCATTGTTCACGACGCCGTGCGTCCCTTTGCCACAACGGACTTGATGACGGCCACGATTGCTGCCGCCCAGGCTGACCGCGCTGCTGTCGTCGGCCATCCGGCGACTGACACCATCAAAACGGTTCGGGATGGACTGGCATACGCGACGCCACCACGTCTGACGCTCTACGCGGTGCAGACGCCACAGGCCTTTGAGGCGGAACTGCTACGTGAAGCCCATGCGCAGGCCGAAGCCGATGGATTTCGCGCCACGGATGACGCCATGCTGGTTGAGCGATTGGGCGTGCCGGTCCGGATCGTGCCTGGGCCGCGCTGGAATCTGAAAATTACCCATCCAGACGATTTACCGCTGGCGGAGTTCCTGTGGCGACAGATGACATCCCGGTAG
- a CDS encoding cytochrome P450 produces the protein MMAQLEAPRAARTLPGANIYRFRTDALRLLQGMYRRYGDVVQFRLGSERVFMVSNPEYIREILVTNHKNFIKGRGLQRARKFLGNGLLTSEGEFHKRQRRLSQPAFHRERIATYARVMAQYAAEMRDAWQPGEQHDMAKEMMRLTLRVVAKTLFDAEVKSEMDEIGAALTTTIELFSAVMTLPFFELIEKLPLPFNYRFRAARARLDETVYRIIEERRRSGGDRGDLLSMLLIAQDEEGDGTGMTDEQLRDEAMTIFLAGHETTANALTWTWYLLSQHPEVEAQMHAEIDAVLDGRLPTVAEYGKLKYTEMVFAESMRLYPPAWVFGRRALDDFSIGHYRLPGRALVLMSPYVVQRRSDFYPAPERFIPERWTPEEKEKRPKFAYFPFGGGPRACIGEGFAWMEGVLILATIAQKWRMRLAPEARIVPEPLITLRPKYGMPMQLEARA, from the coding sequence ATGATGGCTCAACTCGAAGCTCCACGTGCCGCTCGTACGTTGCCAGGCGCAAATATCTACCGCTTCCGAACCGATGCCCTGCGGCTCCTGCAGGGGATGTATCGCCGCTATGGCGATGTTGTGCAGTTTCGCCTGGGTAGCGAACGGGTCTTTATGGTGAGCAACCCCGAATACATTCGGGAAATCCTTGTGACCAATCACAAGAATTTCATCAAAGGACGTGGCCTACAGCGTGCGCGCAAGTTCCTCGGCAACGGTTTGCTGACGAGCGAAGGAGAGTTTCACAAACGGCAGCGGCGGTTATCGCAGCCGGCCTTTCATCGCGAACGGATTGCGACCTATGCGCGCGTCATGGCGCAGTATGCCGCCGAAATGCGCGATGCCTGGCAGCCCGGCGAACAACATGACATGGCCAAGGAAATGATGCGCCTGACGCTGCGAGTGGTCGCCAAGACCCTTTTCGATGCCGAAGTCAAGAGTGAAATGGATGAAATCGGCGCGGCATTGACGACGACCATCGAGCTGTTTTCCGCAGTGATGACGCTGCCTTTCTTCGAGTTGATCGAGAAGCTCCCACTGCCGTTCAACTATCGTTTCCGAGCGGCCCGCGCGCGCCTGGACGAGACGGTGTATCGCATCATCGAGGAACGGCGTCGCTCCGGCGGAGACCGGGGGGATTTGCTCTCGATGCTCCTCATTGCCCAAGACGAAGAAGGCGATGGGACGGGCATGACCGACGAGCAACTGCGTGACGAAGCCATGACAATTTTCCTGGCTGGTCACGAAACGACGGCCAACGCCCTCACTTGGACGTGGTATCTGCTGTCGCAGCACCCAGAGGTCGAAGCCCAGATGCACGCTGAAATTGACGCCGTTCTTGACGGGCGACTGCCAACGGTCGCCGAATACGGCAAGCTCAAGTACACCGAAATGGTTTTTGCCGAAAGCATGCGGCTGTATCCGCCGGCGTGGGTATTTGGCCGCCGTGCGCTCGATGACTTTTCGATTGGTCACTATCGGCTACCGGGGCGGGCGCTGGTGCTGATGAGTCCGTATGTTGTCCAGCGGCGCTCTGATTTTTATCCGGCCCCGGAACGCTTTATCCCAGAACGCTGGACGCCCGAAGAAAAGGAAAAGCGGCCAAAATTTGCCTATTTTCCGTTTGGCGGCGGCCCGCGTGCCTGCATCGGCGAAGGCTTCGCGTGGATGGAAGGTGTGTTGATTCTGGCGACGATTGCCCAGAAGTGGCGCATGCGACTTGCGCCAGAAGCCCGAATTGTGCCGGAGCCGCTGATTACCCTACGGCCCAAATACGGCATGCCAATGCAACTCGAAGCTCGCGCCTAG